The following proteins are encoded in a genomic region of Methylobacterium tardum:
- a CDS encoding ComF family protein, which translates to MGDVEASYHAGIVSVGVGWSPTSPFEFSSAAPDIFVGRPSTLLRTDRLGSLPYVGESLAAGRPYYGHWGSILRCDDGPGVYALGRYFTTSDPRHAGSRLSEAVLRLKEDDGPAEALGRALGKAVDRLDWTPDIVVPVPPKPSQARNRFAALLGVAAQHMPDEVEVERDGLRCTREVEGYKALGPLERREAVKGAFESEFTWGRAKILLVDDVYTTGGTTAACAEALLGDGASEVRIMALAKDQRTFARKVCPACGRTMRVRISGVGVKFWGCSGYPDACRNTEDL; encoded by the coding sequence GTGGGCGATGTGGAGGCATCGTACCATGCGGGGATCGTGTCCGTCGGGGTGGGGTGGAGCCCGACGTCGCCCTTCGAGTTCTCGTCGGCCGCCCCCGACATCTTCGTCGGCAGGCCGTCGACCCTCCTGAGGACCGACCGGCTCGGGAGCCTGCCCTACGTCGGCGAGAGCCTCGCGGCGGGCCGGCCGTACTACGGCCATTGGGGGTCCATCCTACGATGCGACGACGGCCCGGGGGTCTATGCGCTGGGTCGGTACTTCACGACTTCCGACCCGAGGCACGCCGGGAGCCGGCTGTCCGAGGCCGTGCTGAGGCTGAAGGAGGACGATGGGCCCGCCGAGGCGCTCGGCCGCGCCCTCGGCAAGGCGGTCGACCGCCTGGACTGGACCCCCGACATCGTCGTTCCAGTTCCCCCCAAGCCCTCCCAGGCGCGCAACAGGTTCGCCGCGCTGCTCGGCGTCGCCGCGCAGCACATGCCGGACGAGGTGGAGGTCGAGCGCGACGGGCTGCGCTGCACGCGGGAGGTGGAGGGTTACAAGGCGCTCGGTCCCCTCGAACGGCGCGAGGCGGTCAAGGGCGCATTCGAGTCCGAGTTCACCTGGGGGCGAGCCAAGATCCTGCTCGTCGACGACGTCTATACGACGGGCGGCACGACCGCCGCGTGCGCGGAGGCGTTGCTCGGCGACGGCGCCTCGGAGGTCCGCATCATGGCCCTGGCCAAGGACCAGCGCACGTTCGCGAGGAAGGTCTGCCCGGCATGCGGCCGTACGATGCGCGTCAGGATCAGCGGCGTCGGGGTCAAGTTCTGGGGTTGTTCCGGGTACCCGGACGCGTGCCGCAACACCGAGGACCTGTGA